Proteins encoded by one window of Streptacidiphilus sp. PB12-B1b:
- a CDS encoding integrase core domain-containing protein — protein sequence MIVSLVYRAVRGLLSLSELLLQREASVEAEVLGLRHENAVLRRQLASPVRYEPANRLWFSALSSLIPRPHWARVFPVAPGTLLAWHRKLIARKWDYSARRTRVGRPPSSAALKKLVLCLADENPRWGHRRIQGEMARLGHPMASGTVWNILHAAGINPAPRRHGPSWTEFLTAQAQVIVAADFFHLDTALGQRLYAMAFLEHGTRRLHLTPVTAHPSGQWAVQQAREFTTALADRGERIRFLLRDRDTKYTTSFDAVFTAENTEILLTAPRAPKMNAHCERVIGTIRREALDHILIMNASHATKVLAEFADHYNRHRPHRSRGQLPPDASQQTPPTIDIRNRQLLLRTRVLGGAINGYRYAA from the coding sequence ATGATCGTGTCGCTGGTGTACCGCGCTGTCCGGGGACTGCTGTCGCTGTCGGAGCTGCTGCTCCAACGGGAGGCGTCGGTGGAGGCCGAGGTGCTGGGCCTGCGGCACGAGAACGCGGTGCTGCGGCGACAGTTGGCGTCGCCCGTGCGCTACGAACCCGCGAACCGGCTCTGGTTCTCCGCCCTGTCCTCGCTGATACCCCGGCCCCACTGGGCCCGCGTCTTCCCCGTCGCCCCGGGCACGCTGCTGGCCTGGCACCGCAAGCTGATCGCCCGCAAGTGGGACTACAGCGCGCGCCGCACCCGCGTCGGCCGTCCGCCCTCGTCCGCGGCCCTGAAGAAGCTGGTCCTGTGCCTGGCCGACGAGAACCCACGCTGGGGCCACCGGCGCATCCAAGGGGAGATGGCGCGGCTGGGGCATCCGATGGCGTCGGGCACCGTGTGGAACATCCTCCACGCGGCCGGCATCAACCCGGCACCAAGACGTCACGGACCGAGCTGGACAGAGTTCCTGACCGCCCAGGCCCAGGTCATCGTCGCAGCAGACTTCTTCCACCTCGACACCGCGCTGGGCCAACGCCTCTACGCCATGGCCTTCCTGGAACACGGCACACGCCGACTCCACCTCACCCCCGTCACCGCGCACCCATCCGGGCAGTGGGCGGTCCAGCAGGCCCGCGAGTTCACCACGGCACTGGCCGATCGCGGCGAACGGATCAGGTTCCTGCTCCGCGACCGGGACACGAAGTACACCACCTCCTTCGACGCCGTCTTCACCGCCGAGAACACAGAAATCCTGCTCACCGCCCCACGCGCACCCAAGATGAACGCCCACTGCGAACGCGTGATCGGCACCATCCGCCGCGAAGCCCTCGACCACATCCTCATCATGAACGCATCCCACGCCACCAAGGTCCTCGCCGAGTTCGCCGACCACTACAACCGGCACAGACCGCACCGATCCCGAGGTCAACTGCCACCCGACGCATCACAGCAGACACCCCCCACCATCGACATCCGCAACCGCCAGCTGCTGCTGCGCACCCGCGTACTCGGAGGAGCGATCAACGGGTACCGCTATGCCGCCTGA
- a CDS encoding sensor domain-containing protein, producing the protein MLQSVLLTAGSLIPGLQRAPASDHLGVDTLKYAASTGGPACTVFLNALNGTADAYHSLAEADRGYQVGGSSGGIQLETMLIGYASAAQAQRVLTDLRNRTPQCPKVDYTLNGNALAYTGISNLPLQKAGDDSVGVQASSAWNGGEPSPVTMDTVREGSVVISIWVSNDPAPAPLLQLASTAAVVDLLQAEGAS; encoded by the coding sequence GTGCTCCAATCGGTCCTGCTGACGGCCGGTTCGCTGATCCCGGGACTGCAGCGGGCCCCTGCCAGCGACCATCTGGGCGTGGACACCCTGAAGTACGCGGCCTCCACCGGTGGCCCTGCGTGCACCGTCTTCCTCAATGCCCTCAACGGCACCGCCGACGCCTACCACTCGCTGGCGGAGGCGGACCGGGGCTATCAGGTCGGCGGCTCCTCGGGCGGGATCCAACTGGAGACCATGCTGATCGGCTACGCGTCCGCGGCGCAGGCCCAGCGGGTCCTCACCGACCTGCGCAACCGCACGCCGCAATGTCCCAAGGTGGACTACACACTCAACGGCAACGCCCTCGCCTACACCGGTATATCCAATCTGCCGCTGCAAAAGGCCGGCGACGACTCGGTAGGCGTCCAGGCGTCCTCCGCCTGGAATGGCGGGGAGCCCTCGCCGGTCACCATGGACACCGTGCGGGAGGGCTCAGTCGTGATCAGTATCTGGGTCTCCAACGACCCCGCGCCGGCCCCGCTGCTGCAGCTGGCCTCGACGGCGGCCGTGGTCGACCTGCTCCAGGCCGAAGGGGCGAGCTGA